In Equus asinus isolate D_3611 breed Donkey chromosome 13, EquAss-T2T_v2, whole genome shotgun sequence, one DNA window encodes the following:
- the RAB37 gene encoding ras-related protein Rab-37 isoform X3, translating to MDLQRLDSYQGGAGPDFSEHVLHKTILVGDSGVGKTSLLVQFDQGKFIPGSFSATVGIGFTVMLLGDSGVGKTCFLIQFKDGAFLSGTFIATVGIDFRNKVVTVDGVRVKLQIWDTAGQERFRSVTHAYYRDAQALLLLYDITNKSSFDNIRAWLTEIHEYAQRDVVIMLLGNKADVSSERVIRSEDGEMLAREYGVPFMETSAKTGMNVELAFLAIAKELKYRAGRQANEPSFQIRDYVESQKKRPGCCSFL from the exons ACTATCCTGGTGGGCGACAGTGGCGTGGGGAAGACATCTCTGCTGGTTCAGTTCGACCAGGGCAAGTTCATCCCAGGCTCCTTCTCGGCCACAGTGGGCATCGGATTCACG GTGATGCTTCTGGGAGACTCAGGCGTCGGCAAAACCTGTTTCCTGATCCAATTCAAAGATGGGGCCTTCCTGTCCGGGACCTTCATAGCCACCGTCGGCATAGACTTCAGG aacaAGGTGGTGACCGTGGATGGTGTGAGGGTGAAGCTACAG ATCTGGGACACAGCAGGACAGGAGCGGTTCCGCAGTGTCACCCATGCTTATTACCGAGACGCCCAGG CCTTGCTCCTGCTGTACGACATCACCAACAAGTCTTCCTTCGACAACATCCGG GCCTGGCTCACTGAGATCCATGAGTATGCCCAGAGGGATGTGGTGATCATGCTGCTAGGCAACAAG GCGGATGTGAGCAGTGAACGAGTGATCCGTTCGGAGGATGGAGAGATGCTGGCCAGG GAGTACGGAGTTCCCTTCATGGAGACCAGCGCCAAGACAGGCATGAATGTGGAGTTAGCCTTTCTGGCCATTGCCAA GGAGCTGAAATACAGAGCCGGGCGGCAGGCCAATGAACCCAGCTTCCAGATCCGAGACTACGTGGAGTCCCAGAAGAAGCGGCCCGGCTGCTGCTCCTTCTTGTGA
- the RAB37 gene encoding ras-related protein Rab-37 isoform X1, giving the protein MTGTPGAAATRDGEAPEHSPPCSPSYDLTGKVMLLGDSGVGKTCFLIQFKDGAFLSGTFIATVGIDFRNKVVTVDGVRVKLQIWDTAGQERFRSVTHAYYRDAQALLLLYDITNKSSFDNIRAWLTEIHEYAQRDVVIMLLGNKADVSSERVIRSEDGEMLAREYGVPFMETSAKTGMNVELAFLAIAKELKYRAGRQANEPSFQIRDYVESQKKRPGCCSFL; this is encoded by the exons ATGACAGGCACGCCTGGCGCCGCTGCCACCAGGGATGGCGAGGCTCCCGAGCACTCCCCGCCCTGCAGTCCGAGCTACGATCTCACGGGCAAG GTGATGCTTCTGGGAGACTCAGGCGTCGGCAAAACCTGTTTCCTGATCCAATTCAAAGATGGGGCCTTCCTGTCCGGGACCTTCATAGCCACCGTCGGCATAGACTTCAGG aacaAGGTGGTGACCGTGGATGGTGTGAGGGTGAAGCTACAG ATCTGGGACACAGCAGGACAGGAGCGGTTCCGCAGTGTCACCCATGCTTATTACCGAGACGCCCAGG CCTTGCTCCTGCTGTACGACATCACCAACAAGTCTTCCTTCGACAACATCCGG GCCTGGCTCACTGAGATCCATGAGTATGCCCAGAGGGATGTGGTGATCATGCTGCTAGGCAACAAG GCGGATGTGAGCAGTGAACGAGTGATCCGTTCGGAGGATGGAGAGATGCTGGCCAGG GAGTACGGAGTTCCCTTCATGGAGACCAGCGCCAAGACAGGCATGAATGTGGAGTTAGCCTTTCTGGCCATTGCCAA GGAGCTGAAATACAGAGCCGGGCGGCAGGCCAATGAACCCAGCTTCCAGATCCGAGACTACGTGGAGTCCCAGAAGAAGCGGCCCGGCTGCTGCTCCTTCTTGTGA
- the RAB37 gene encoding ras-related protein Rab-37 isoform X2, with protein sequence MTGTPGAAATRDGEAPEHSPPCSPSYDLTGKNKVVTVDGVRVKLQIWDTAGQERFRSVTHAYYRDAQALLLLYDITNKSSFDNIRAWLTEIHEYAQRDVVIMLLGNKADVSSERVIRSEDGEMLAREYGVPFMETSAKTGMNVELAFLAIAKELKYRAGRQANEPSFQIRDYVESQKKRPGCCSFL encoded by the exons ATGACAGGCACGCCTGGCGCCGCTGCCACCAGGGATGGCGAGGCTCCCGAGCACTCCCCGCCCTGCAGTCCGAGCTACGATCTCACGGGCAAG aacaAGGTGGTGACCGTGGATGGTGTGAGGGTGAAGCTACAG ATCTGGGACACAGCAGGACAGGAGCGGTTCCGCAGTGTCACCCATGCTTATTACCGAGACGCCCAGG CCTTGCTCCTGCTGTACGACATCACCAACAAGTCTTCCTTCGACAACATCCGG GCCTGGCTCACTGAGATCCATGAGTATGCCCAGAGGGATGTGGTGATCATGCTGCTAGGCAACAAG GCGGATGTGAGCAGTGAACGAGTGATCCGTTCGGAGGATGGAGAGATGCTGGCCAGG GAGTACGGAGTTCCCTTCATGGAGACCAGCGCCAAGACAGGCATGAATGTGGAGTTAGCCTTTCTGGCCATTGCCAA GGAGCTGAAATACAGAGCCGGGCGGCAGGCCAATGAACCCAGCTTCCAGATCCGAGACTACGTGGAGTCCCAGAAGAAGCGGCCCGGCTGCTGCTCCTTCTTGTGA